A genomic region of Friedmanniella luteola contains the following coding sequences:
- the sufU gene encoding Fe-S cluster assembly sulfur transfer protein SufU: protein MKVDDLYQEIILDHYRAKHHSGLRDPYEAEVHHVNPSCGDEVTLRVHLDGDTVGDVSYEGLGCSISQASTSVMSDLVIGKPVSHGLELHEEFLTLMQSKGALEPDEDRLEDGIAFAGVSKFPARVKCALLGWSAFKDAALRAQADHAFEGHSRTTDDQGAAR, encoded by the coding sequence CCACTACCGGGCCAAGCACCACAGCGGACTGCGCGACCCGTACGAGGCCGAGGTGCACCACGTCAACCCCAGCTGCGGGGACGAGGTGACGCTCCGCGTCCACCTCGACGGGGACACCGTCGGCGACGTCTCGTACGAGGGGCTGGGCTGCTCGATCTCCCAGGCCTCGACGTCGGTGATGAGCGATCTCGTCATCGGCAAGCCCGTGAGCCACGGGTTGGAGCTGCACGAGGAGTTCCTCACGCTCATGCAGAGCAAGGGCGCGCTGGAGCCCGACGAGGACCGGCTGGAGGACGGGATCGCCTTCGCCGGCGTCTCGAAGTTCCCGGCGCGCGTGAAGTGCGCGCTGCTGGGCTGGTCGGCGTTCAAGGACGCCGCCCTGCGCGCGCAGGCCGACCACGCCTTCGAGGGTCACAGCCGCACCACCGACGATCAGGGAGCCGCACGATGA
- a CDS encoding metal-sulfur cluster assembly factor: MTDTHLGTDTPTSTETGTTEVAPRPSDLVTDQLPAADAAWSARPSVEDLEEALKDVVDPELGINVVDLGLIYGLTLEDDGNLTIDMTLTSAACPLTDVIEDQTASALEGLVNGFVINWVWMPPWGLEKISDDGREQLRALGFNV, translated from the coding sequence ATGACCGACACGCACCTGGGGACCGACACCCCGACGAGCACCGAGACCGGCACGACCGAGGTCGCCCCGCGGCCGTCGGACCTGGTGACCGACCAGCTGCCCGCCGCCGACGCCGCCTGGAGCGCGCGACCCAGTGTGGAGGACCTCGAGGAGGCCCTCAAGGACGTCGTCGACCCCGAGCTCGGCATCAACGTCGTCGACCTGGGGCTGATCTACGGCCTCACCCTCGAGGACGACGGCAACCTGACCATCGACATGACCCTCACCTCGGCGGCCTGCCCGCTGACTGACGTGATCGAGGACCAGACGGCCTCGGCGCTCGAGGGCCTGGTCAACGGCTTCGTCATCAACTGGGTCTGGATGCCCCCGTGGGGGCTGGAGAAGATCAGCGACGACGGCCGCGAGCAGCTGCGGGCCCTGGGCTTCAACGTCTAG
- a CDS encoding ABC-F family ATP-binding cassette domain-containing protein: MLVAKDLEVRAGARLLLEGVSFQVAPGDKIGLVGRNGAGKTTLTKILSGEAAPAAGSVSLGGQVGYLPQDPRTGDLDVLAKDRILAARGLDAVLARLDRAGLAMGDDSDEVRDKAMAAYARAEAELAAAGGYAAEAEAARIASNLGLPDRVLHQPLHTLSGGQRRRVELARILFSGAETMLLDEPTNHLDADSILWLRTFLQGHSGGLLVISHDVGLLEQTVNKVFHLDANRSELDIYAMNWKRYLQQRETDEKRRRRERQNAEKQAGHLMAQADKMRAKATKAVAAQNMAKRAEKLMAGLDAVRAQDKVAKIRFPEPASCGKTPLTAESLSKSYGSLEIFTGVDLAIDKGSQVVILGLNGAGKTTLLRILAGVESSDTGAVKAGHGLRLGYYAQEHETLDTSRSVLENMKNAAPELNDTDVRKVLGSFLFSGDDVDKPASVLSGGEKTRLALAALVVSSANVLLLDEPTNNLDPASRAEVLAAIKSYAGAVVLVTHDEGAVDALDPDRVLLLPDGVEDLWNPQYAELVSLA; the protein is encoded by the coding sequence ATGTTGGTCGCGAAGGATCTTGAGGTGCGCGCGGGAGCGCGCCTGCTGCTGGAGGGTGTCAGCTTCCAGGTCGCGCCCGGCGACAAGATCGGCCTCGTCGGGCGCAACGGCGCCGGCAAGACGACGCTGACCAAGATCCTGTCCGGTGAGGCGGCCCCGGCCGCCGGCTCGGTCTCCCTCGGCGGCCAGGTCGGCTACCTGCCGCAGGACCCCCGGACCGGTGACCTCGACGTGCTGGCGAAGGACCGGATCCTCGCCGCGCGGGGGCTCGACGCCGTGCTCGCGCGGCTGGACCGCGCGGGGCTGGCCATGGGTGACGACTCCGACGAGGTCCGGGACAAGGCGATGGCGGCCTACGCCCGGGCCGAGGCCGAGCTGGCCGCGGCCGGCGGCTACGCGGCCGAGGCCGAGGCCGCCCGCATCGCCAGCAACCTCGGACTGCCCGACCGCGTCCTGCACCAGCCGCTGCACACGCTCTCCGGTGGGCAGCGCCGCCGGGTCGAGCTGGCCCGGATCCTGTTCTCCGGGGCCGAGACGATGCTGCTCGACGAGCCCACCAACCACCTCGACGCCGACTCGATCCTGTGGCTGCGGACGTTCCTGCAGGGCCACTCGGGCGGGCTCCTGGTGATCAGCCACGACGTGGGGCTGCTGGAGCAGACGGTCAACAAGGTCTTCCACCTCGACGCGAACCGCTCCGAGCTGGACATCTACGCGATGAACTGGAAGCGGTACCTGCAGCAGCGCGAGACCGACGAGAAGCGTCGACGCCGCGAGCGGCAGAACGCGGAGAAGCAGGCCGGCCACCTGATGGCGCAGGCCGACAAGATGCGGGCCAAGGCCACCAAGGCCGTCGCCGCCCAGAACATGGCGAAGCGGGCCGAGAAGCTGATGGCCGGGCTCGACGCCGTCCGGGCGCAGGACAAGGTCGCCAAGATCCGCTTCCCGGAGCCGGCCTCCTGCGGCAAGACCCCGCTGACGGCGGAGAGCCTGTCGAAGAGCTACGGGTCGCTGGAGATCTTCACCGGCGTCGACCTCGCCATCGACAAGGGCAGCCAGGTCGTCATCCTGGGCCTCAACGGGGCCGGCAAGACGACCCTGCTGCGCATCCTGGCCGGCGTGGAGTCCTCCGACACCGGGGCGGTGAAGGCGGGCCACGGTCTGCGGCTGGGCTACTACGCGCAGGAGCACGAGACGCTCGACACCTCGCGCTCGGTGCTGGAGAACATGAAGAACGCCGCCCCGGAGCTGAACGACACCGACGTCCGCAAGGTGCTGGGCTCGTTCCTGTTCAGCGGCGACGACGTGGACAAGCCGGCGTCAGTGCTCTCCGGCGGGGAGAAGACCCGGCTCGCCCTCGCGGCGCTGGTCGTCTCCAGCGCCAACGTCCTGCTGCTCGACGAGCCCACGAACAACCTCGACCCGGCGTCCCGGGCCGAGGTGCTGGCGGCGATCAAGAGCTACGCCGGTGCCGTCGTCCTCGTGACCCACGACGAGGGCGCCGTCGACGCGCTCGACCCCGACCGGGTGCTGCTGCTGCCCGACGGCGTCGAGGACCTGTGGAACCCCCAGTACGCGGAACTGGTGTCGCTGGCCTGA
- a CDS encoding helix-turn-helix domain-containing protein — MGEALARGSRITGTQRAELAARLGRRYAAGESIRAIAEDAGRSFGFVHGLVKESGVDLRGRGGATRGPAARGGSPTPAQEPARERAVAAPVPAAVATAADQPAGGGKSAARTRAEDAKSPSKDGPSKDGPSKDGPSKDGPSKDSKGKDSKGKDSKGKDSKGKDSKGKDSKGKDSKGKDSKGKGGQGKDDKSSARDGKGKNGKGKGKDGTGKDRKGGGKGGGKR, encoded by the coding sequence GTGGGCGAGGCACTGGCACGAGGATCGCGGATCACCGGGACGCAGCGGGCCGAGCTCGCCGCCCGGCTGGGCCGGCGCTACGCGGCGGGGGAGAGCATCCGAGCGATCGCGGAGGACGCGGGCCGGTCGTTCGGCTTCGTGCACGGCCTGGTGAAGGAGTCCGGCGTCGACCTCCGAGGTCGCGGGGGCGCCACCCGCGGTCCGGCGGCGCGCGGGGGGTCCCCGACCCCGGCCCAGGAGCCCGCTCGGGAGCGTGCTGTCGCGGCGCCGGTCCCCGCCGCGGTCGCGACCGCCGCCGACCAGCCGGCCGGCGGCGGGAAGAGCGCAGCACGGACGAGGGCGGAGGACGCCAAGTCCCCGAGCAAGGACGGCCCGAGCAAGGACGGCCCGAGCAAGGACGGCCCGAGCAAGGACGGCCCGAGCAAGGACAGCAAGGGCAAGGACAGCAAGGGCAAGGACAGCAAGGGCAAGGACAGCAAGGGCAAGGACAGCAAGGGCAAGGACAGCAAGGGCAAGGACAGCAAGGGCAAGGACAGCAAGGGCAAGGGCGGCCAGGGCAAGGACGACAAGAGCAGCGCCCGGGACGGCAAGGGCAAGAACGGCAAGGGCAAGGGCAAGGACGGCACGGGCAAGGACAGGAAGGGCGGCGGGAAGGGCGGGGGCAAGCGCTGA
- a CDS encoding enoyl-CoA hydratase/isomerase family protein, whose protein sequence is MDGPVASVWLDRPEVRNAQTFATWASLARVPGLLPAEVRVVLLRSTGPDFSAGLDLRQLRPGGIAEGSVDALLPGSDAELADAIATFQQAFTPWRDLPAVVVAVVQGRALGAGLQLALAADLRVVAADAQLVVAESRLGLVPDLGGTAALVELVGYSRTLELCLLGRPVAAAEALAWGLVSRVAGAEGLDVAVDALAAGLLALPAPVLRATKRLVAGAVERTAAEQRVAERAAQVPLLRAAAGRVSRGA, encoded by the coding sequence GTGGACGGTCCGGTCGCCTCCGTCTGGCTCGACCGGCCCGAGGTGCGCAACGCGCAGACCTTCGCCACCTGGGCGTCCCTGGCCCGCGTGCCCGGGCTGCTGCCCGCCGAGGTGCGGGTGGTGCTGCTGCGGTCGACCGGTCCCGACTTCAGCGCGGGACTCGACCTGCGCCAGCTCCGGCCGGGCGGCATCGCCGAGGGATCGGTGGACGCTCTGCTGCCCGGCTCGGACGCCGAGCTCGCGGACGCCATCGCGACCTTCCAGCAGGCGTTCACCCCGTGGCGGGACCTGCCGGCCGTCGTCGTCGCGGTCGTGCAGGGTCGGGCCCTGGGCGCCGGCCTCCAGCTGGCGCTGGCGGCCGACCTCCGGGTGGTCGCCGCGGACGCCCAGCTGGTCGTGGCGGAGTCGCGGCTGGGCCTGGTCCCCGACCTCGGCGGCACCGCGGCGCTGGTCGAGCTGGTCGGCTACAGCCGCACCCTCGAGCTCTGCCTGCTCGGCCGGCCCGTGGCCGCCGCCGAGGCCCTGGCCTGGGGGCTGGTCAGCCGGGTCGCCGGCGCGGAGGGCCTGGACGTGGCCGTCGACGCGCTGGCCGCCGGGCTGCTGGCCCTGCCCGCTCCCGTCCTGAGGGCCACCAAGCGGCTGGTGGCCGGAGCGGTCGAGCGGACGGCGGCGGAGCAGCGGGTCGCCGAGCGGGCCGCACAGGTCCCCCTGCTGCGGGCGGCCGCCGGCCGGGTCAGCCGGGGCGCCTGA
- a CDS encoding putative RNA methyltransferase, with product MSVAEVLDLLRCPVCRQPFTLDGGGVRCAAGHRFDLARQGYLNLLGARPPQHADSPAMVAARERFLGGGAYAPVAAALVDAAASALTSVRAQRPGAPTLLEVGAGTGYYTDALLTGLGGRAVAVDISAAAARRAARTHPQLGVVVADAWADLPLADSALDVVTSVFAPRNAAEFARVLRPDGVLVVVTPRPDHLQEVRQALGLLEVAPAKQARLAARLADHFTAAVEVDVRFEAAWERPVVLDLVAMGPNAFHVDAGELASRVEDLPDPVRTTVAVAVSTWVRRPG from the coding sequence GTGAGCGTCGCCGAGGTCCTCGACCTGCTCCGCTGCCCGGTCTGCCGGCAGCCCTTCACCCTCGACGGCGGCGGGGTGCGCTGTGCCGCAGGCCACCGGTTCGACCTGGCCCGGCAGGGCTACCTCAACCTGCTGGGGGCTCGGCCCCCGCAGCACGCGGACAGCCCCGCCATGGTCGCGGCCCGCGAGCGCTTCCTGGGCGGCGGCGCCTACGCCCCGGTGGCGGCAGCGCTCGTCGACGCCGCGGCCTCGGCGCTGACGTCCGTCCGGGCCCAGCGGCCGGGCGCCCCCACCCTGCTCGAGGTCGGCGCCGGCACCGGCTACTACACGGACGCGCTGCTCACGGGGCTGGGCGGCCGTGCCGTCGCGGTGGACATCTCCGCCGCCGCGGCGCGCCGGGCGGCGCGGACCCACCCGCAGCTGGGCGTGGTCGTGGCCGACGCCTGGGCCGACCTGCCGCTCGCCGACAGCGCGCTGGACGTGGTGACCAGCGTCTTCGCCCCCCGCAACGCGGCGGAGTTCGCGCGGGTGCTGCGCCCCGACGGTGTTCTGGTGGTGGTGACCCCGCGGCCTGACCACCTGCAGGAGGTCCGGCAGGCGCTGGGGCTGCTGGAGGTGGCACCGGCGAAGCAGGCGCGGCTGGCGGCCAGGCTGGCGGACCACTTCACGGCCGCCGTCGAGGTCGACGTCCGGTTCGAGGCGGCCTGGGAGCGGCCGGTCGTGCTGGACCTGGTGGCGATGGGACCGAACGCCTTCCACGTCGACGCCGGCGAGCTGGCGTCCCGCGTCGAGGACCTCCCCGACCCGGTGCGCACCACGGTGGCGGTCGCCGTCTCGACCTGGGTCAGGCGCCCCGGCTGA
- a CDS encoding SDR family oxidoreductase produces MDLGLTGRTFVVTAASSGLGRASAAALVAEGARVVVVARRGEVLAEVVAALDATRSGDGPAAVALTADVADPATGPRAAAVALETFGRLDGALVSVGGPAAGSVRSTTAEQWREAFGSVFLAALGVTEAVLQAGTAPDLAVGWVLSTSVKSPVGGLAASNGLRPGLGMLVKQLADEVGPDGTRVVGLMPGRVDTERVQHLDGLAEDPAAARRAAEAGIPLRRYGQPEEFGRVAAFVLSPAASYLTGCVIPVEGGALRTL; encoded by the coding sequence ATGGACCTCGGCCTGACCGGACGCACCTTCGTCGTCACCGCCGCGAGCAGCGGCCTGGGTCGGGCCAGCGCCGCCGCGCTCGTCGCGGAGGGCGCCCGGGTGGTCGTCGTCGCCCGCCGCGGCGAGGTGCTCGCCGAGGTGGTGGCCGCGCTGGACGCGACCCGGTCCGGGGACGGACCTGCGGCCGTCGCGCTCACTGCCGACGTCGCCGACCCCGCGACCGGCCCGCGCGCCGCCGCTGTGGCCCTGGAGACCTTCGGCCGGCTCGACGGGGCCCTGGTCAGCGTCGGGGGGCCGGCCGCCGGCAGCGTCCGCAGCACCACCGCCGAGCAGTGGCGGGAGGCGTTCGGCAGCGTCTTCCTGGCCGCGCTCGGCGTCACCGAGGCGGTGCTGCAGGCCGGCACGGCTCCCGACCTCGCCGTCGGCTGGGTCCTCTCCACGTCGGTGAAGTCGCCGGTCGGCGGCCTCGCCGCGTCGAACGGGCTGCGTCCCGGCCTCGGCATGCTGGTCAAGCAGCTGGCCGACGAGGTGGGGCCGGACGGCACCCGCGTCGTCGGCCTGATGCCGGGCCGGGTGGACACCGAGCGGGTGCAGCACCTCGACGGCCTCGCCGAGGACCCGGCGGCTGCCCGGCGGGCGGCCGAGGCGGGGATCCCGCTGCGGCGCTACGGGCAGCCGGAGGAGTTCGGCCGGGTCGCCGCCTTCGTCCTCTCCCCCGCCGCCTCCTACCTCACCGGCTGCGTCATCCCCGTCGAGGGCGGGGCCCTGCGCACGCTGTGA